The DNA window CAAACGTTGTTTGTTTCTTTACACTAAGGACCGCCTTAAGGAGAGCTTCATGTCGTTATCTCCAGGCATGTCTATATGCATAGATATCTTGCACAGTAAGCAAGTTTTTCAGAATACTCCTCAGGGTTTtcaaaatgtctttttttgtgttttcgaTAATGGCGCTTGCAAGAATTTCTCGTTCAAAACATTGTGCaggttgatgacgtcatacctcCCGACCAATCAAAAATGTTTGCCCAGCAGACGTAACGTTTATAATAGTAAAGTTAACATATCGAGCACAAGTTTGATTAGGGTTTGCCAGAAGAATCACTAAACTACAACTAAGCCTAAAAGTCGAGGAATATTTTGCCAACTAGAAAATCAGGTTATTGTaggtctgttttatttttccaaacAGTCTTCGCGCGCTTCATGCGCAATCAAAAATGTAGAACTTGGCGCGCAATTTCAATTCAGAGAAATAACCTTTAAGGCCACACTGACATTTCGCCACCAAATTTCTACCTGTCATTAGGTCAAAAACACGCCACTTCGGTTCTCCATTAAGAGAGCTATGAGACGGCTCACAACATAATGAGAGTGCGCTACTATGATTTTTCTCACTTTTTCATTGTCTAGATCTGTgacatcgataattttttaagTAAATTTGCAAGATTTCGTGTTTGATTTCCTTGCTGTCACTTAGAATATCTTAAAATATAACAGGGTTCCCGCAAATTCTCCCCAGATTTTTAAAGCCATAATTAAATGACAATGATTGGCAAAGGGgagttttaataaaaaagatttCATGTGTATAAGGTAAAATGTGTAAGGAAAAAAGTTCTCTtcgacaacaaagctcaattaAACTGCATGTTGTAGAAAATTCATGTGTCAGTAAAATAACGATGATATGGTGTGCATAGACGACGGAAAACattcaataccgacaacaaaACTCAATTCAGGTTTGCTTGCCCcttctcaacaaatatagaacaCTTTGAACTTACTAGGTCGACAATTTAGtggcatatagccactgcgtaATAATTAAAGCTTtacaaagatttttttttaaatggaaaaatggaaaaacCGAAGATCATCGAGGTTGTTTTATCGGATTTTTGAAATTCAATAAACTCTACAATATCCCATTCTACTTAGAAATACCTTTTCAACTTCTGGTTTTCTATGCAGTTAACATGCTAGAGGAAACAGCGGTTTTATTCCTCCTTTGGGGGCGCACGCAAAGAACTCTTGGTGTCTCCGAGCATGTACAGCAGTATCGACAATTTGACAGAAGAATAATGTATCTTGTAAGTTACGCCACCCTTTTTGAGGCTTGAAcagttgtgattttttttttttgcttctttcCGGAAAAGTGTTCGTATTATAaatgtgttttatttataCTTTCGCTTAGGATTAAAATTACTACCCCTCCcttctctgataaaaaatcATAAGCAGCATAACGAAGAAACGTTTTACCTGAATATACTTACATAAcaatgaagaatgaagattgTAAAAGCAGCAAATAGTTGTTTTTGCTATCTCATCATTGCGTCTTTTCAAACTAACGtgtgattgaaaaaaaagatgttatGCTCCTGATTATGggaaaaatatattatgaAAAGACATATTTTACAATAACATTCGCATGACATCATTAGGAGATGGAAACGATAAATTCTGTGTATTTTGCTTAAGGTTATCTTTTTAGTAGCTAAAAGCCCTGCTAGCGTTTTGGATTTAGAgtgaaatcattttttttttcagatcatCTTAATAGGACGGCATAAAGATGAACAAGCCTTGCCAAAAACATTCCAAGAAACGAGAGAAGTCATCCTCAGAAACCTAGGGGCATTGACCTCTAACATTCCACTCATGAAGGAACAGTTCACTTACACTCAGCAAGgaacggaaaaaaaaatcgatggTGAGCTGTGATTGGTCGCCTCTCGAAGTCGACCAATCACAGACGCGCGTCCCAAACAATGGACCACAAATCTGCATAACCGGCGTTGATTGGCCAAAATTCGAGCAACTTCGTATTCGACGAGCTGCTTTCTGGCCTTACTTCAGCGGTGAGAAACACTTTCGGAGTAGACCCTAAAGAGGTTTCATTAGCGACAGGATCAAGATGTTTTTGCACAACTGCCGACAGGGTTTGGCAAAGGTTTCCCTCCGAGCGACCGCAAAACGaacaacttgttttttttttgttgttgttatctgGTTCCCACGCAAACTTGGATATAATTTCCAACTGGCTTTTTAGGAGCGGCGCACATTTCGAAGCAGGGAAAGCCGCCTAATCGATATTGTCTTTCCTACAACTGTCTTGAAACCGAGCTGTCAAAACAACGAAATACCAAGAGCGCCGCCCGACATTCAGATCTACGCGCAATGTTTTGCCGCCAAAATTGAGGGATCGACGACTTTTGACAAGGGACACAGGAACCCCGCGCGCTCTGTCACGACGCCTGATTTTTGACTAAGTTCGTTTCTTATGTTCCTAGGGGGTTAATTTCTCTCGAAATTTCTTTCCTAAAGCAATCACCCAAACTAAATAAAACACCGTACCAGTTTTGCCAGCGTCAAGATTCCATATTAAAGGGCATCCATCGTTTGCATTCTAGGCAGGTTCCAATATTTTTTGGAAAATAACTCGAGTGCGTGTTTATAAAGGATTTGACTTGGATTCAggaattttcaaaacaaattgAAGACTGCCGACCGTGGAGTGTTTTTACTTTCCTTGACCAGCTGCCAGCCATATATGCACATCGTATAAACACAAGTGGTAAGAGATCCGATGGTTGCAATAGTTACTTTACCTTTCCTTCAGTGTTAAGTTTAAAACCTTGCTACTTGTTGTTTGCCAGCTTGATCTCTGGGCTAAGCCGTCAACATTCTAACCCTCTGTTTATTCCCTAAATACTCAGGctgactaaaaaaaattaaataaataaaatactcagagcccttattttttttacttaatttaTAGTACTGCAGTAATAGTTCTCTTTTGTTCCATTTCCTTtatctttttcaataatttacAAATTCCCAGTTTGCCCATTCGCACGAGCATTAAATTCAACTGCCACTTGCCTGTCTGCCACTTGTTTCggaaattatttttataagcCTTAAGCTAGTAAGAGGCGGAAATTAAAAATTAGTCAAGCAGGACTCTTGCAATTTCGCAATTTCAGCAATGTTTGGGTGCGAAATAGGCCGACTAATAAATGGGGGGAAAGAGAGAAAATGTAACGAAACTGAAAATGCTTAAAGTAAACTCGGTCGTAAAATGAGCTGAGTAacattctatttttattttttgcttatttAAACCGTGCACTATTtaatattaacatataaagagGCTCTTTATTAATTCTTTATAGCATTACTCGTTATAATAAAATTGATGTATAGCCGTTGCAAATATCTTGTCCTATGTCATTCTTAATTTTGGGGGGTAACATGCTTAGAAATCTAAGCACACTCGGGGGACTGTATTTTGATGTTTATTCCATAAACATCATACCATGCACGCTCTCTACTGCATGATTACTTGAAATGCACTGAAAAAAAGGGGTTGctttttacaataattttaCCGTAAATATAAGCCTGTTTTTATGATTTGGCGCTTTAATACCAGTAAGCATGTtaatcatggtctcttgtagTGTTTGGTATTTAAGAACTATTCCGCAACAATTGATGACtgattatttcattttatcgACACTCTCCAAGACTATGAAATATTTTCAAGAGATTGGAGCCATTCGAGAATAGAGGAGTTGCTTTTGATTCTCCACACATAGCCCACATATAAACTGTATTGTGCTTGCTATACCCAGatagatttttttgtcttatcATTGGGTAGCATGTAACTTATTCTGTTATCCTTCCGGTTCTTTATACCAGTTCCCCTAGTCTGTTCAATCCCGAAGAACGACCCTCATTTTACAACAGTTTTTAATGCATAGACTCACTGAGACGAGAGTATACAatcaaatacacaacttttagcAGTTCATCTACACAATTTTATTAGAAGGGCTGTTCGGCAGTAATAGCTGGCACACAATAAGTATAAATACAATCAAcaaataatctaaaaaaatctaCTTCATCGACTATTTCCTCGCTAAAAAAGCTGCATGTAAACACGTACTCTTATCGAATTTATTTCCAATTTGCTAAGTGCCTTCTATTAACACTTTCAacattatttcaaaatatttcaaaatatcacTTACAGTTTTTCTGTTACGTGGAAAAGTACTTAAATCCAGGCACTTGTGGCGAATCAAACGATAAGTTCTATGTTGTAAGCTTATCGAACAGTCGTTTGAGTACATGAAGTCGCACATATTGGGTTTTGTTTCACTTCATGGTCTTCTATCACACTTTTTCGATCTTGTTTTAAACAGTGTTCCCCTAATTGATGTTCTGCGTCCTACGTAATAACATCATACTTTGTATCTGAGTTTGATATGCTGAAACCTCGGTGATTACAGCTCGCAGCAAGTTTACAAGGAGTAGTCTGAGTGTAACTCGAAGAGGCGCGCTCGCAATGAGAATAAATATTTGCATAAGGCGGGAACAAAACGGCATCTTGTTCATACAGTACGTCACAAAAGCGACCGCTGACAGCTTATGCGCTGACGAGCAAaacatccaagatggcggcgaaaCGTCGAATTTCTCGGAAACGAATCATAACCGCGCGAAAACACCTACAGTAAgcgtatttttgtttttacatctCAATATGAGTCCTGGTTGTATTTAGCTTGCAGTTCACCTTTAAATACTTTGTCAAGTTTTTACTGACTGTTCCGAGAGCGCCAACAACGATTGGGACAACACATGTCTTTATGTCCCATAATCGGGCAATTTCTCTTCTTATATCCTGGTATTTCAGGACTttctcctttttcttttcgccGACATTAGCATCTCCTGGCACAGCAATATCAATTACTATGCATTCACCTTCTTTTCTGTTCACTATTACGATGTCAGGTCTTCGGGCTTGGATTTCCCTATCTGTTTGGATGGTAACATCCCACAGTATTTTTAGGTCAGGTTTTTCGATGACTGGTAATAGGTCGTGTTCATACCATTTTTCTTTAACCTCAAATCCATGTCCTTTCGCAATTGCCCAGTGCACAATTCTGGCCACGTCGTCGTGTCGGTGTTTATACTGGCTCTGTGCCATCTTGCTACATTCACACAGTAAGTGATTCACCGTTTCATCTTTCAAGCCACACATTCTGCATAAGGGGGATATctgttgtttttctattttcgcCTTTAATGCATTCGTTCTCAGCGCCTGGTCTTGAGCTGCTGTGATCAGTCCTTCTGTCTCTTTCTTCAAGTTTCCTTTTGTCATCCAGTCCCACGATGACTCATCCCTTATTTCTTCCGTCTGTCTAAGAAACTGACCATGTAATGGCTTAGTCTTCCAATCCTCTTAAGCTTTTCTTTTAAGACCCTAGCAGTCTGTTCTTCCTCTACACGAAGTATTCCTTAATTCCTCACCGCTAGAAGTAACGGTTCCTCGCTTTTGTGAACATAGTCTGCCAATCCCTTTTCTTCTAGATGTATACAATCTTCAACCCCTATCAGCCCGCAGCCTCCACATCGTATTTTTCATCAGTGTTTACCCAAAAAAAATTTTATGtcaaaaaatattattgtagAGAATTGTACATAGATTATTAGattttataattattgttaataaagattattgttgttgttgttgttattattattattaaaaaaataaaaaaaaaaaacgaaaaaaaggctatcagtgggaatcgaacccgggtcgctgcggtccGAGACAAATATCCGCACCGCTAGAGAAAGGACTGAGACCAAGGGCGCTAGACCAAGGAAACAGAGGTTGTTTGGTAAATTGATTTAGAAATGACAAACAACGAAACAACCCTCTGATTTGGTCGAATCGTGTCTTGTTTTGTGACGCGCTCTCCGTGTTTACGTAGATACCCGGTCAATTTACGTTGCGTAATCCGAGCTACTACCCCGTGGCGCGCGAACAGTCCCCGACGCGATATACGAAACGTGCCCGACGATCGAGTGACCAATAACTCTTAAATGatttgcaagcattcacgagttaaaaagtgataaaaagcaaaaacatttatatctcgtgaaagaaacattgtataacaacCACACTTGGTAACTACACGCTACACTACGAaccaaacaccacaaacaaacGCAAGAACCGCCAGCGCAACAACATCATCTGGTACAACCCACCTTTTAGCAAGAACAcaagcaccaacatcggccacaaATTCCTCTCACtcatagacaagcacttccctaaagaccacaaactcagaaaaatcttcaaccggaacacaatcaaaatcagttatagCTGCATGAGCAACACCAAGCAGATAATTGACAGCCACAACAAACGCATAATCGCCTCATCAATAACAACCGAAGACGCCCCCACCTCCCTCGCCACCgccaataacaaaacatgcaacTGCAGACAAAAGAACGCGTGCCCCcttgacggaaactgcctccaatcatctgttatctaccaagccactctaacaagaaaggacaacaacacctccgaAACCTACGTAGGACTGACCGAGAACGAATTCAAGACAAGAtatagaaaccacaccgcgtcattccgacacgctaaacacagaaactcgaccgaactaagcaagtacatatggagccttaaagacaacgacataaaacactttatttcatggaaaatcctgtcatctcactccacctacaacagctctagcaaaagatgtaatctctgcctcaaagaaaaacttatcattatccgccaacccaagctatcaactttaaacaagcgtaacgagctagtgtcttcgtgccgccacaggaacaaagccttgttatgcaacagctgaactattcaatttcatcataacagccattcaaatttcaCGCCCCATTTTcatgttaattttatacataaatagtatataagtgatgatggtaatataTACTTAATAtatctcctgatgagtggacaacaccacgaaacaggcttgtagagatgaaacggtagttcgcgtgttttttcatatataaaatgatggttgaaggctttcatagaaagtgctcaatactcgaaagtagagcggtgttagtgttggtttgagaaaaatacaaactacataggtttccctacaggtctgtttcgtggttgcccactcatcaggggatatATATATCGTTTCTTCTATCAAAATATAACAAttgttatgcaacagctgaactattaaatttcatcataacagccattcaaatttcaCGCCCCATTTTcatgttaattttatacataaatagtatataagtgatgatggtaatataTACTTAATAtatctcctgatgagtggacaacaccacgaaacaggcttgtagagatgaaacggtagttcgcgtgtttttttcatatataaaatgatggttgaaggctttcatagaaagtgctcaatactcgaaagtagagcggtgttagtgttggtttgagaaaaatacaaactacataggtttccctacaggtctgtttcgtggttgcccactcatcaggggatatATATATCGTTTCTTCTATCAAAATATAACAATGTTACATGAACCCGTTGTAACTTGCACGAAGTGTACCGATTTCTTTTCAATTTGTCTATTCAAATTTTGCTTTTGTGATTAACTCAATTTACTCAGCTTCGCTTTTATTCCCTAAAACTTTCTGCGTGATCTGTTTTGGAATCTGACAAATTTTAGAAGCAGTGCATTAAGCTTGAACATGACGTCACCTGAACCAATTCtttattctgattggctgaatcTTTGTTTTGGTCCTATAAAAAGCGACATTCTGGACTGAGTAGTGTTTGTCGATGTTAAGGATAGTGGAAAGGCTCGTCGACCGGCTCTCGTAGAATGCGCCGCGACGGGCGAATGTTTAACAAAATATTGCGAATAATATATCGTTTTAAAGCTGAATAAATGTAGAATACGACCATATATCTATATTTACTAATTTGTTAATACGGTATGAAGCGCGCCCCGAAAACTGACAAAACAAGTGGCGTTTACATATCGAGTAATAGGACTACAGGGTTACCACGTGAAACCGGCTCAAGAGCAGAATATCAATCAGCACAAACAAACACCAAAAACGTGTCTGCGaattttgattggttgttttGTTTGAAAGGAAATGTTTTTCAAAGTCGTACGACGTCCTGATACCCGATCTTCGTTACATAACAATTTATAATTTGGCAAAAGAAAGGACTCTCGAAAATCGCAGACACGATATTAATCTCAAGTCATCGACTAAGACAACGCTTCAAACATGAACTCTCCACGATAAATTGTGTTGTGCCAATAGCTTCTTAAAGCACGCAGAAGCCGCTAAAGCTAACTAAACATAAGAGGATTGAGACGCAATCTGTCCACGGGACATCTTTCGATATTTGAGCGGTTCTTTTTCCCGCCTAAACAAAATAAGCCCCGATCCCTGCACCTGACACATGCCCGGGCGTGTCTCGGAGGGGCGGTAAGTTCAAAGAGAAAGAGAGCTGTCACCTCAGCAATCATGTctcataccaacatcacaacattggccgtaactaggcaggttttcgaacaatggaatcgagcgttgtttcactccctttcaattttatatagaacctaaatacgaagttaggTTTGGAGAGCaatagagagagagagagagctgAGAACTCTTCGTGCCGGCGTTGTAGTTTATCACAAATCGCAACCAGTTATAAGCCATGGCGAAGAAGAGAAATGCGTCAAAGAGAGAGAACAAATAAGAAAGCATGTAACCTCGCGAGTTAATAAAGGAAGGCAAGCCAAAAGTTAAGTCCGAGTTAATAAAGGAAGCTAAAAGGCTAAACTGACTAAAAAAACAAACGTGGtgcaggcccatacccaggatttttcttgggagggtgcgaaatctgaaaaagtggCTAATTTTCCCggtggtggggagggggggagtgggttctttgataaaaatcCACCACCAAAAATGACCACTcccgaaaaaacaaatagggatttttttatgtcttCGCAGTATGCTTTAtaattttgtctacaaatcGCACGCCCTGCACCCcactgggtacgggcctgtggTGGTGCAACTCCCCAAGTTATCGAAAAAGTTCGCGCTTCTTTGGATCCACGAGCGGATAGGCTATGCTAAATGGCAAAAATTGTGTTAGAAATAATTCACTATCGTTAGATTACATTTTATCCTTAATACTATGCGTACCATGAATACGATGCTCGAGGGAGATGCTAAATTTGATGTTCCGAATTATTAGTTTGCTTTGTTTACATTTACATCCAAACTCTCTCCTAACTCAAACCAGGTCAAACTAAATGATATTTTAAGAACTTTCAATACGTCAGTGGTCCATTTTTGTCCAGATACAGGCCCGTGGCCAGGATTTTtatttatgcctttgcagtatctccacgggacgtttattgtcggatttgactacataccaaAGTGATCTTGCTTATGCTTTATGGTTTTGTCcacctgcacccccccccccccccccctgggtacgggcttGAGATATGATGGTTGATAGCCAcgaaagagcaaaaaaaattgcaagttttcccaaaataaggtctgttaacttcggtaagctaaaatttttgcatagagggtTCCTTATGTCATGttaaccaacatatcaaaaagtgtttttctctaatggattcgtcttcgagatatgaggtttgaagtgcaattttcaaatgttcaaagtatgaattctcctcgtttttagggagaagtcgggctctgatcataAATTAaaccaactttgctcgctaatatctaaatttcatatcttataaatttctttaaaatttggaattaagcttttgttcagaggaactccttgtttGCGGAaccttgagcttatatatgaataattggaaaatttcatgggCATTTGTTTTTGCTCTGTCGATAGCCACGGACCTCGGTTAGATTTCGCATTATGTTTTACCACGTTGAAGTTCGGAAAAGTCGATGGAGTCAcagtataataataaattcTTAAAGGAGTTATAGCTTGAGATGTACGCGAGAGTGAAGCGGAACTTATAATAACGCTGTGTTTTGTTACCTCAGATTTGAAAACTCCCGGATATAACGAGCACCAAATTAGTTGTGGGGATTTGTGGCACCTTTCGTGTTATGTTTATATTCGACGGAAAACGAAGTTTCCTTGTAACTCGCGATTTTAGCAAATTACCATGTTTGATAAAAATTTCCATTTCCAACGGCTGATTTGTAAGGAATCCAATGCGATTTTTTCGATTTTAATTTAGTAAATAAGGTATAAGACTGTTTTTTCTTcggttattttgagattttaactatgtgccttccaatattaaataaaaacaataacaaagctGTGGCTTACAGGCACTTTAAGAGGGTTTCCTACTTATTCGTCGGGGTTGATCGTTGATAGTACTGTCCTTGTATTGCCACATAACGACGGCAACTGAATTCTCTATAAAAAAGGAGATTCATTCcacatttttttctgataaaCTGATAAATGTTTAAAATACTATGAGCTTTTTATTGGAAGACTTACCACATTAGAAAGAAAGCACGTTTGCCAGATGTCCTAAGTAAAATGAGAATGGATTGTATGTCCGCCGTTGTTTTTGACAGTAGATGTtcgcgtcttttttcttttaacttcTGCACTTTAGTGTATTTTAAATActaaaatattattaaatgttttttttgtaggaATTGCTATTTGATTGTTGCCTGCTGCTGTGTCATATTTCATCGTATCATTTTCGCTTACGTCTTGCTGAGCAACCTGATGTGTTTTAAgatttgttttctctttttcctctaattttcattttatagaTTAATTAATCATTGCGGCACATTCAATACACACCAACTAGCAAATAGCCATCGCATGTGAAGGATGATTCACACGAACACATATGTAGAGGGTCACCGAAATCCAAAAAAAGGCGGAATTCTAGAATCTGCAATGGAAGAAAGTTTTATTTATGTAATTTGGCTGAAGTGTGCGTTGTTTGAGAAGTGCTTTCCGTATTTACGTAAGAAAACCCGGTCAACAAAATACTATTTCTTCTCCCTCGTATCTGATTTTTCTATTTCACATAAGGTTGCTTCTAAGAAATCCTGTGTGATAACCTGCAGTGATTCATGGATACCGTATAAGTGGCTAAATTCTGGCCTCTGAAAGCCGTGGGAGtgtgtttttttcaaattcgGAAATGTTTAGAAATTCGAAAAACTGAAGCGAGGAATTGATCttacttgcatttttttccttatttgatacccatgaagcactgcggttACATGGATACATGGATGTGCAGCGCAATTTGGAATACGTAATATACATGTAAGAATTCGAGAAAAAAGGATTTATTGGCACTATTTCCATaagattttgatttttattaGATCCACTTTTAGGCCAGCACCAACCGCCCCTTCATTATATTGAACAGTGTTCAGTGTTCACTTGTGAAGACCGCTGGTCAGTATTCGCTTGTGAAGACCGCTGGTCAGTATTCACTTGTGAAAACCGCTGGTCAGTATTTACTTGTGTTGACCGCTTGCCAGTATTCAGCTGTTACGACCGATGGTCAGTTTTCACGTGTGTTGACCGCTGGTCAGTATTCACGTGTGTTGACCGCTGGTCAGTATTCACTTGTGTTGACAGCTGGTCAGTATTCATTTGTGTTGATCGCTGGTCAGTTTTCACGTGTGTTGACCGCTGGTCAGTATTCACGTGTGTTGACCGCTGGTCAGTATTCACGTGTGTTGACCGCTGGTCAGTATTCACGTGTGTTGACCGCTGGTCAGTATTCACTTGTGTTGACCGTTGGTCAGTATTCACTTGTGTTGACCGCTAGTCAGTATTCACGTGTGTTTGCCGCTGGTCAGTATCCCCTTGTGTTGACCGCTGGTTAGTATCCACTTGTGTTGATCGCTGGTCAGTAATCACTTGTATTGACCACTGGTCAGTTTTCACGTGTGTTGACCGCTGGTCAGTATTCACTTGTGTTGACCGCTGGTCATTATTCACGTGTGTTGACCGCTGGTCATTATTCAAGTGTGTTGACCGCTGGTCAGTATTCACTTGTGCTGACCGCTGGTCAGTATCCACTTGTGTTGACCGCTGGTCAGTATCCACTTGTGTTGACCGCTGGTCAGTATTCACGTGTGTTGACCGCTGGTCAGTATTCACCTGTTCATCGCTGATCAGTATTCAACGTTTTAGATCGAGTCTAGAGAACAACGAGAACTAGCACTTTATCCATTTTAAGATGTTCTGTTGTGCGAAATAAGATGATATCATAAGTGTTCTTACATAAAGTATGCCTTACTTTCAGCAAATCTTAAGGAGTCGCTCCATCAATAGACAATGCTTTATGTAAAACGCCTGATGGCATAGCTCTTCCCGTTGGATCTGCCTGGACTGCAACGTTACTGATAACACTCGACCTGTCCGCCAAGTCTTTCATGCCTAACCAAGTATACCTTCGCGAGATTCCATTTCCCACAGAGCAGCCCAAGCAAGGTACAATACGACACAAGGAGCGTCGGAAACCCCGGTTCATTACCGTAAACACCAAAGGGTTGTAAACTACAGATGCTTTAGCCATTAGTTCGGGGATTTCCGCGAAACCTTGAGAAAGGGCCGGTGCCCGCTGTACCATGGCAATTACACTGACGACACAGTAAGGCGACCAGCTGATGACGAACGAGATGATTGACACGAGAATCATGCGTGCAATACGTAAGTGTGCACGCCGACGCTGAGATGTGATGGAAATAAAGGCTGGTGGAACAGGCTGAGAACGAAGGaaccttaaaaaaaatttaaaagacTAGTAAAAGGATAGATTTGTAACAAACCCATCATACAATTAGCCCGGCGGGGCAGGAAGGGCAGGCAGATGGACGGACAACAAATAGACCATCCAGATTAACCTGACTCACctgaaaatatgaaaatagcAAGGAAGAATAATGCCAACAGGAATGACAAAACCCACGATCAAAAGCACGATGTTGTAGGACAAAGTAGACGCGTTCTGGGTCTCCCAGTCGGGCCCACAGCTAACCTTTGCCGCACCGGGCACAAACTTTGACCATCCCACTAGAGGCGGTAACATGGTCAAGATACCATACGTCCAGATCGCACAGAGGCTACCAAACAGATATTTACACGATAACCTCTTCTTCACAATAGGGTGCGTGATGGTATTTCGCATCACTATGCTCATGGCTGTAAGAGTAATGATCGCCGCAATTCCGGTTGCGCCATTTAGAAACGCCGTCCATTGACATCGGGAATCTCCCTCCTTCATTCGAATGCCCGTAAAATTGGCTATTATAGCTACAGGGTACCCAAGCGCGATGATGATCAAGTCCAGCACGGCCACGTTGATCATAAAAGGTGTG is part of the Nematostella vectensis chromosome 13, jaNemVect1.1, whole genome shotgun sequence genome and encodes:
- the LOC125559113 gene encoding melanopsin-like, with amino-acid sequence MSTANSPWGSEGLVAYGVVMSLILTTGLTGNILTIIVLMRREHRSKVITPFMINVAVLDLIIIALGYPVAIIANFTGIRMKEGDSRCQWTAFLNGATGIAAIITLTAMSIVMRNTITHPIVKKRLSCKYLFGSLCAIWTYGILTMLPPLVGWSKFVPGAAKVSCGPDWETQNASTLSYNIVLLIVGFVIPVGIILPCYFHIFRFLRSQPVPPAFISITSQRRRAHLRIARMILVSIISFVISWSPYCVVSVIAMVQRAPALSQGFAEIPELMAKASVVYNPLVFTVMNRGFRRSLCRIVPCLGCSVGNGISRRYTWLGMKDLADRSSVISNVAVQADPTGRAMPSGVLHKALSIDGATP